The following coding sequences lie in one Onychomys torridus chromosome X, mOncTor1.1, whole genome shotgun sequence genomic window:
- the Plxnb3 gene encoding plexin-B3 isoform X6 produces MLTDFLQAPVMAPWPLFSLHLLLLFLLLLPLTRAHRFSVPNTSFNHLVLDPGQGTLYVGAVNHLFQLSPELKMEAVAVTGPIIDSPDCVPFRDLAECPQAQLTDNANQLLLVSSRAQELVVCGQVRQGVCEKRSLGDVAQVLYQAEDPGDGQFVAANTLGVTTVGLVVPLPGRDLLLVARGLAGKLSAGVPPLTVRQLAGPQPFSSEGLGRLVVGDFSDYNNSYVGAFSDAHSAYFVFRRRGARAQAEYHSYVARVCLGDVNLYSYVEVPLACHGQGLIQAAFLAPDTLLGAFAAGTSQAQAALCAFPLADLDKSMEQARRLCYTTGGQGPSGMEEATVEYGVTSRCVTLPPDSPESYPCGDEHTPSPIAGRQPLEAQPLLQLGQPISAVAALQADGHTIAFLGDTQGQLHKVFLNSSQGQIYHSQQVGPPGSAISPDLLVDSSGDHLYVLTAQQVDRILVAACPQFPNCTTCLQARDPLCGWCILQGRCTRRGECGRAAQPSQWLWSYEDNHCLHIQSLLPAQHPRQEQGQVTLSVPRLPTLAMDEYFHCAFGDYDSLAQVEGPHVVCVTPPGDQVPPNPPGSDHVTLPLALMFEDVVVAATTFSFYDCSAVQALEVAAPCRTCVGSLWRCHWCPQSSHCVYGEHCPEGEKTVYSAQEVDIQVRGPEACPQVEGLASPQLVPVGWESHLVLHIQNLHYFRDLPALYYCWLELPGKLQKLPAFLEETSKDSGLIHCQAQQFHPSMSQRELPVPIYVTRGEIQRLDNAHDLHVTLYDCAVGHPDCSHCQAANGSLSCLWCGDGQPSCRYGPLCPPDTVEQLCPTPTIDVIEPLTGPPEGGLAITILGSNLGQAFNDVQNAVTVAGQPCNPDASLYRISARIVCVISPAPNGTAGPVQVAIKNRPPGISTQHFIYQDPVLLSLSPQWGPQLGGTQLTIHGQYLQTGGNIRAFVGDQPCLIQEPVCPEAIICHTMPQAEPGEAAVLVVFGHVERKLLTTPFRYTANPQLVAAEPSVSFRGGGRLIRVTGIGLDVVWQPLLSVWLEDEDQVKALGVQGQDVNPRRNCGAPAADPQGCIQLENGLLQVSPLPPLAENRVIPRECLVRGQGGSLRPLTDLHFCPLQCSTLCSVNSSSLLLCHSPAVPDGAIPKRVFFALDNMQVDFASASGGQGFLYQPNPRLVPLSHEGLTHPYRLKPGHVLDVEGEGLNLGISKEEVQVHIGDGECLVKTLTLTHLYCEPPHHAPQPANGSGTLPQFVVQMGNVRLALGPVQYEAEPTMSTFPVEAQVGLGLGATVLIAAVLLLTLMYRHKSKQALRDYQKVLVQLENLETGVGDQCRKEFTDLMTEMTDLTSDLEASGIPFLDYRTYAERAFFPGHGGCPLQPGLEGPGEEGRCATMHQGLTQLSNLLNSKLFLLTLIHTLEEQPNFSQRDRCHVASLLSLALHSKLEYLTDILRTLLGDLAAHYVHKNPKLMLRRTETMVEKLLTNWLSICLYDFLKEVAGEPLYMLFRAIKYQVDKGPVDAVTGKAKRTLNDSHLLREDVEFQPLTLMALVGPESCGVAGSSEVQRMPARVLDTDTITQVKEKMLDQVYKGTPFSQRPSVHSLDLEWRSGLAGHLTLSDEDLTSVTQNQWKRLNTLQHYKVPDGATVVLIPQLHNGDTVSQRLGQTGCPSGENTPMMEEGEEGGIRLWHLVKATEESEGAKVWRSSLREQERERAGAKAIPEIYLTRLLSMKRTLQKFVDDTFQAILSVNRPVPIAVKYLFDFLDELAEKHGIEDPETLHIWKTNSLLLRFWVNALKNPQLIFDVRVSDNEDAILAVIAQTFIDSCIVSEHKVGRVLCRHSSEFSSELSGDELSSG; encoded by the exons ATGCTGACTGACTTCCTCCAGGCTCCTGTGATGGCTCCATGGCCTCTCTTCAGCCTCCACCTTCTGCtgctgttcctgctgctgctgcccttgACCAGAGCCCATCGATTCTCTGTACCCAACACCAGCTTCAACCACCTGGTGCTGGATCCAGGCCAGGGCACACTCTACGTGGGTGCAGTGAATCACCTCTTCCAGCTCAGCCCTGAGCTGAAGATGGAGGCTGTGGCTGTCACTGGCCCTATCATCGACAGTCCCGACTGTGTGCCTTTCCGTGACTTGGCTGAGTGTCCACAGGCCCAGCTCACTGATAATGCCAACCAGCTCTTGCTAGTGAGCAGCAGGGCCCAGGAGCTGGTGGTTTGTGGGCAAGTAAGGCAGGGTGTGTGTGAGAAGCGGAGccttggggatgtggctcaggtgCTGTACCAGGCTGAGGACCCTGGTGATGGGCAGTTTGTGGCTGCCAATACCCTGGGAGTAACCACAGTGGGCCTAGTGGTGCCCTTGCCAGGCCGAGACCTCCTGCTGGTGGCCAGGGGCCTGGCAGGCAAGCTGTCAGCAGGGGTACCGCCCCTAACTGTGCGCCAGCTGGCTGGCCCACAGCCTTTCTCCAGCGAAGGTCTGGGACGACTTGTGGTGGGAGACTTCTCAGACTATAACAATAGCTATGTGGGGGCTTTCTCTGATGCCCACTCTGCCTACTTTGTCTTCCGTCGGCGTGGGGCCCGGGCCCAGGCTGAATATCACTCCTATGTAGCTCGTGTCTGCCTTGGAGATGTCAACCTTTACTCCTATGTGGAAGTGCCCCTTGCCTGCCATGGCCAGGGCCTTATCCAAGCTGCCTTCCTTGCTCCAGACACATTGCTAGGCGCATTTGCAGCAGGAACAAGTCAGGCACAGGCAGCCCTGTGTGCCTTTCCCTTAGCTGACCTGGACAAGAGTATGGAACAGGCCAGGCGACTTTGCTATACCACTGGTGGTCAGGGGCCCAGTGGAATGGAAGAAGCCACTGTGGAGTATGGTGTCACATCCCGTTGCGTCACCCTGCCTCCT GACTCCCCTGAGTCATACCCCTGTGGTGACGAACACACTCCCAGCCCCATCGCAGGCCGCCAACCCTTGGAGGCCCAGCCTCTGCTACAGCTGGGACAGCCCATCAGTGCAGTGGCTGCTCTCCAGGCAGATGGGCACACGATAGCCTTCCTGGGAGACACCCAGGGCCAGCTACATAAG GTCTTCCTAAACAGCTCCCAAGGCCAGATATACCATTCCCAGCAAGTGGGGCCCCCAGGCTCAGCCATCAGCCCAGACCTTCTGGTAGACAGTAGTGGGGACCACCTCTATGTCCTGACTGCCCAGCAG GTAGACCGGATTCTTGTGGCAGCCTGTCCTCAGTTCCCCAACTGCACCACCTGCCTTCAGGCTAGGGACCCACTGTGTGGCTGGTGCATCCTTCAGGGCAG GTGTACTCGGAGGGGCGAGTGTGGACGGGCAGCCCAGCCAAGCCAGTGGCTGTGGAGCTATGAAGACAACCACTGCCTTCACATTCAGAGCCTGCTACCAGCCCAGCACCCCCGCCAGGAACAGGGCCAG GTCACTCTGTCTGTTCCCCGGCTGCCCACCCTGGCTATGGATGAATACTTCCATTGTGCCTTTGGGGACTATGACAGTCTGGCTCAGGTGGAAGGGCCCCATGTGGTCTGTGTCACCCCTCCTGGAGATCAGGTGCCACCTAACCCTCCAGGCTCCG ATCATGTCACCTTGCCCCTGGCTCTGATGTTTGAGGATGTGGTTGTGGCTGCCACCACCTTCTCCTTCTATGACTGCAGTGCAGTCCAGGCCTTGGAAGTGGCTGCCCC GTGTCGCACTTGTGTGGGCAGCCTGTGGCGGTGCCACTGGTGCCCCCAGAGCAGCCATTGTGTATATGGTGAGCACTGCCCAGAGGGTGAGAAAACTGTCTACAGTGCCCAGGAG GTGGACATTCAGGTTCGTGGCCCAGAGGCTTGTCCTCAGGTTGAGGGCCTAGCAAGTCCCCAATTGGTGCCTGTGGGCTGGGAGAGCCATTTGGTCCTGCACATTCAGAACCTTCACTATTTCCGA GATCTACCTGCCTTATACTACTGCTGGCTAGAGCTGCCTGGAAAACTGCAGAAGCTACCTGCCTTCCTAGAGGAGACATCCAAGGACTCTGGCCTCATTCACTGCCAGGCCCAGCAG TTCCATCCCTCTATGTCCCAGAGGGAGCTCCCAGTGCCCATCTATGTAACAAGAGGTGAGATCCAACGGCTGGACAATGCCCATGATCTCCATG TGACTCTGTATGACTGTGCTGTGGGTCACCCTGACTGCAGCCATTGCCAGGCAGCCAATGGAAGCCTAAGCTGTCTGTGGTGTGGCGATGGCCAGCCTTCCTGCCGCTATGGGCCACTGTGCCCACCAGATACTGTGGAACAGCTATGCCCTACACCCACCATTGATGTG ATTGAACCCCTGACTGGTCCCCCAGAAGGTGGCTTGGCCATCACCATCCTGGGTTCCAACCTGGGCCAGGCCTTTAATGATGTGCAAAATGCTGTGACTGTGGCTGGCCAGCCCTGCAACCCTGATGCTTCTCTCTACCGCATCTCTGCACG gattgtgtgtgtgatatctccTGCTCCCAATGGCACTGCTGGGCCTGTCCAAGTGGCCATCAAAAATCGTCCTCCTGGCATCTCAACCCAGCACTTCATCTACCAG GACCCTGTCCTGCTAAGCCTGAGTCCTCAGTGGGGCCCCCAATTAGGGGGTACCCAGCTCACCATCCATGGGCAGTACCTCCAGACAGGAGGCAACATCAGGGCCTTTGTGGGTGACCAACCTTGCCTCAT CCAGGAACCTGTGTGTCCTGAAGCCATCATATGCCACACCATGCCccaagcagagccaggagaagcAGCAGTCCTTGTAGTCTTTGGACATGTTGAGCGCAAACTGCTCACCACCCCATTTCGATATACTGCCaatccccagctggtggcagcaGAGCCTAGTGTCAGTTTTCGGGG GGGTGGACGACTGATTCGAGTCACGGGTATAGGCCTAGATGTCGTGTGGCAGCCCTTGCTGTCTGTGTGGCTGGAGGATGAGGACCAGGTAAAGGCTTTGGGGGTCCAGGGCCAGGATGTGAACCCAAGGAGGAACTGCGGTGCCCCTGCTGCAGATCCCCAGGGTTGTATCCAGCTTGAGAATGGCTTGCTACAGGTGAGTCCCCTACCACCACTAGCAGAGAATAGGGTCATCCCCAGAGAATGCTTAGTGAGGGGACAGGGAGGATCACTAAGACCACTCACTGATCTGCATTTCTGTCCCCTCCAGTGCTCTACTCTGTGCTCTGTTAACTCATCTAGCCTCCTCCTGTGCCACAGTCCAGCAGTGCCAGATGGGGCCATCCCAAAAAGGGTCTTCTTTGCCTTAGACAACATGCAAGTAGACTTTGCCAGTGCTAGTGGGGGCCAGGGATTTCTGTACCAGCCTAACCCTCGCCTGGTTCCACTTAGTCATGAAGGACTCACTCACCCCTACCGCCTCAAGCCAGGTCATGTCCTGGATGTGGAG GGCGAGGGCCTCAACCTGGGGATCAGCAAGGAGGAGGTGCAAGTACATATTGGGGATGGAGAGTGCCTGGTGAAGACACTGACACTTACTCACTTGTACTGCGAGCCACCCCACCATGCCCCTCAGCCAGCCAATGGTTCAGGCACCCTGCCTCAGTTCGTG GTGCAGATGGGCAACGTGCGCCTGGCTCTGGGCCCTGTCCAGTATGAAGCAGAGCCCACGATGTCCACCTTTCCTGTGGAGGCCCAggtgggcctgggcctgggtgcTACTGTGCTGATTGCTGCAGTGCTCCTTCTCACGCTCATGTACAG GCACAAGAGCAAGCAGGCCCTGAGAGACTATCAGAAGGTACTGGTGCAGCTGGAGAACCTGGAGACTGGTGTGGGCGACCAGTGTCGCAAGGAGTTCACAG ACCTGATGACTGAGATGACAGACCTCACCAGTGACCTAGAGGCCAGTGGGATACCCTTCCTGGATTACCGGACATATGCTGAGCGTGCCTTCTTCCCTGGCCATGGTGGCTGCCCACTGCAGCCAGGGCTTGAAGGGCCTGGGGAAGAGGGTCGCTGTGCCACTATGCACCAGGGCCTCACACAACTCTCCAATTTGCTCAACAGCAAGCTCTTCCTTCTCACA CTCATCCAcactctggaggagcagccaaaCTTTTCCCAGAGGGACCGCTGCCATGTGGCTTCACTGCTTTCCTTGGCTCTGCACAGCAAGCTTGAGTACTTGACTGACAtcttgagaactctgcttggtGACCTAGCAGCTCATTATGTACACAAGAACCCTAAGCTCATGTTACGCAG AACAGAGACCATGGTAGAGAAGCTGCTCACCAACTGGCTATCCATCTGTCTCTATGACTTCTTAAAG GAAGTGGCTGGTGAGCCACTGTACATGCTCTTCCGGGCCATCAAGTACCAGGTGGACAAGGGCCCTGTGGACGCTGTGACAGGCAAAGCAAAACGAACTCTGAATGATAGCCATCTGCTACGAGAGGATGTGGAGTTCCAGCCCTTGACCTTGATGGCACTAGTGGGACCTGAGTCTTGTGGGGTAGCAGGGAGCAGCGAGGTGCAGCGAATGCCAGCCCGGGTGCTTGACACAGACACCATAACCCAAGTCAAGGAGAAGATGTTAGATCAAGTCTACAAGGGAACCCCCTTCTCCCAGAGGCCTTCAGTGCACTCCTTAGACCTTG AGTGGCGCTCAGGACTAGCTGGTCACCTAACCCTGTCGGATGAGGACTTGACCTCCGTGACTCAAAACCAGTGGAAGAGACTCAACACCCTGCAACACTACAAG GTCCCAGATGGAGCAACAGTGGTGCTCATTCCTCAGCTCCACAATGGTGACACTGTCTCCCAGAGACTGGGCCAGACTGGCTGCCCCTCTGGAGAGA ACACCCCCATGATGGAAGAGGGTGAGGAGGGTGGAATTCGGCTCTGGCACCTGGTGAAGGCCACTGAGGAGTCAGAAGGGGCCAAAGTGTGGCGCAGCAGCCTCCGGGAACAAGAACGAGAACGGGCAGGAGCCAAGGCCATTCCTGAAATCTATCTCACTCGTTTACTTTCAATGAAG AGAACCTTGCAGAAGTTTGTGGATGACACCTTCCAGGCCATTCTTAGTGTGAATCGGCCTGTGCCTATTGCTGTTAAGTACCTATTTGACTTCCTGGATGAGCTGGCAGAGAAACATGGCATAGAGGATCCAGAGACCCTGCacatttggaaaacaaacag
- the Plxnb3 gene encoding plexin-B3 isoform X3, with protein sequence MLTDFLQAPVMAPWPLFSLHLLLLFLLLLPLTRAHRFSVPNTSFNHLVLDPGQGTLYVGAVNHLFQLSPELKMEAVAVTGPIIDSPDCVPFRDLAECPQAQLTDNANQLLLVSSRAQELVVCGQVRQGVCEKRSLGDVAQVLYQAEDPGDGQFVAANTLGVTTVGLVVPLPGRDLLLVARGLAGKLSAGVPPLTVRQLAGPQPFSSEGLGRLVVGDFSDYNNSYVGAFSDAHSAYFVFRRRGARAQAEYHSYVARVCLGDVNLYSYVEVPLACHGQGLIQAAFLAPDTLLGAFAAGTSQAQAALCAFPLADLDKSMEQARRLCYTTGGQGPSGMEEATVEYGVTSRCVTLPPDSPESYPCGDEHTPSPIAGRQPLEAQPLLQLGQPISAVAALQADGHTIAFLGDTQGQLHKVFLNSSQGQIYHSQQVGPPGSAISPDLLVDSSGDHLYVLTAQQVDRILVAACPQFPNCTTCLQARDPLCGWCILQGRCTRRGECGRAAQPSQWLWSYEDNHCLHIQSLLPAQHPRQEQGQVTLSVPRLPTLAMDEYFHCAFGDYDSLAQVEGPHVVCVTPPGDQVPPNPPGSDHVTLPLALMFEDVVVAATTFSFYDCSAVQALEVAAPCRTCVGSLWRCHWCPQSSHCVYGEHCPEGEKTVYSAQEVDIQVRGPEACPQVEGLASPQLVPVGWESHLVLHIQNLHYFRDLPALYYCWLELPGKLQKLPAFLEETSKDSGLIHCQAQQFHPSMSQRELPVPIYVTRGEIQRLDNAHDLHVTLYDCAVGHPDCSHCQAANGSLSCLWCGDGQPSCRYGPLCPPDTVEQLCPTPTIDVIEPLTGPPEGGLAITILGSNLGQAFNDVQNAVTVAGQPCNPDASLYRISARIVCVISPAPNGTAGPVQVAIKNRPPGISTQHFIYQDPVLLSLSPQWGPQLGGTQLTIHGQYLQTGGNIRAFVGDQPCLIQEPVCPEAIICHTMPQAEPGEAAVLVVFGHVERKLLTTPFRYTANPQLVAAEPSVSFRGGGRLIRVTGIGLDVVWQPLLSVWLEDEDQVKALGVQGQDVNPRRNCGAPAADPQGCIQLENGLLQVSPLPPLAENRVIPRECLVRGQGGSLRPLTDLHFCPLQCSTLCSVNSSSLLLCHSPAVPDGAIPKRVFFALDNMQVDFASASGGQGFLYQPNPRLVPLSHEGLTHPYRLKPGHVLDVEGEGLNLGISKEEVQVHIGDGECLVKTLTLTHLYCEPPHHAPQPANGSGTLPQFVVQMGNVRLALGPVQYEAEPTMSTFPVEAQVGLGLGATVLIAAVLLLTLMYRHKSKQALRDYQKVLVQLENLETGVGDQCRKEFTDLMTEMTDLTSDLEASGIPFLDYRTYAERAFFPGHGGCPLQPGLEGPGEEGRCATMHQGLTQLSNLLNSKLFLLTLIHTLEEQPNFSQRDRCHVASLLSLALHSKLEYLTDILRTLLGDLAAHYVHKNPKLMLRRTETMVEKLLTNWLSICLYDFLKEVAGEPLYMLFRAIKYQVDKGPVDAVTGKAKRTLNDSHLLREDVEFQPLTLMALVGPESCGVAGSSEVQRMPARVLDTDTITQVKEKMLDQVYKGTPFSQRPSVHSLDLEWRSGLAGHLTLSDEDLTSVTQNQWKRLNTLQHYKVPDGATVVLIPQLHNGDTVSQRLGQTGCPSGENTPMMEEGEEGGIRLWHLVKATEESEGAKVWRSSLREQERERAGAKAIPEIYLTRLLSMKRTLQKFVDDTFQAILSVNRPVPIAVKYLFDFLDELAEKHGIEDPETLHIWKTNSLLLRFWVNALKNPQLIFDVRVSDNEDAILAVIAQTFIDSCIVSEHKVGRDSPVNKLLYAREIPRYKQMVEKYYADIHQSSPASYQEMNSALAELSGNYTSAPHCLEALRELYNHIHRLSVPWRRTPWPRRCSWLAACSRSLPWWRTK encoded by the exons ATGCTGACTGACTTCCTCCAGGCTCCTGTGATGGCTCCATGGCCTCTCTTCAGCCTCCACCTTCTGCtgctgttcctgctgctgctgcccttgACCAGAGCCCATCGATTCTCTGTACCCAACACCAGCTTCAACCACCTGGTGCTGGATCCAGGCCAGGGCACACTCTACGTGGGTGCAGTGAATCACCTCTTCCAGCTCAGCCCTGAGCTGAAGATGGAGGCTGTGGCTGTCACTGGCCCTATCATCGACAGTCCCGACTGTGTGCCTTTCCGTGACTTGGCTGAGTGTCCACAGGCCCAGCTCACTGATAATGCCAACCAGCTCTTGCTAGTGAGCAGCAGGGCCCAGGAGCTGGTGGTTTGTGGGCAAGTAAGGCAGGGTGTGTGTGAGAAGCGGAGccttggggatgtggctcaggtgCTGTACCAGGCTGAGGACCCTGGTGATGGGCAGTTTGTGGCTGCCAATACCCTGGGAGTAACCACAGTGGGCCTAGTGGTGCCCTTGCCAGGCCGAGACCTCCTGCTGGTGGCCAGGGGCCTGGCAGGCAAGCTGTCAGCAGGGGTACCGCCCCTAACTGTGCGCCAGCTGGCTGGCCCACAGCCTTTCTCCAGCGAAGGTCTGGGACGACTTGTGGTGGGAGACTTCTCAGACTATAACAATAGCTATGTGGGGGCTTTCTCTGATGCCCACTCTGCCTACTTTGTCTTCCGTCGGCGTGGGGCCCGGGCCCAGGCTGAATATCACTCCTATGTAGCTCGTGTCTGCCTTGGAGATGTCAACCTTTACTCCTATGTGGAAGTGCCCCTTGCCTGCCATGGCCAGGGCCTTATCCAAGCTGCCTTCCTTGCTCCAGACACATTGCTAGGCGCATTTGCAGCAGGAACAAGTCAGGCACAGGCAGCCCTGTGTGCCTTTCCCTTAGCTGACCTGGACAAGAGTATGGAACAGGCCAGGCGACTTTGCTATACCACTGGTGGTCAGGGGCCCAGTGGAATGGAAGAAGCCACTGTGGAGTATGGTGTCACATCCCGTTGCGTCACCCTGCCTCCT GACTCCCCTGAGTCATACCCCTGTGGTGACGAACACACTCCCAGCCCCATCGCAGGCCGCCAACCCTTGGAGGCCCAGCCTCTGCTACAGCTGGGACAGCCCATCAGTGCAGTGGCTGCTCTCCAGGCAGATGGGCACACGATAGCCTTCCTGGGAGACACCCAGGGCCAGCTACATAAG GTCTTCCTAAACAGCTCCCAAGGCCAGATATACCATTCCCAGCAAGTGGGGCCCCCAGGCTCAGCCATCAGCCCAGACCTTCTGGTAGACAGTAGTGGGGACCACCTCTATGTCCTGACTGCCCAGCAG GTAGACCGGATTCTTGTGGCAGCCTGTCCTCAGTTCCCCAACTGCACCACCTGCCTTCAGGCTAGGGACCCACTGTGTGGCTGGTGCATCCTTCAGGGCAG GTGTACTCGGAGGGGCGAGTGTGGACGGGCAGCCCAGCCAAGCCAGTGGCTGTGGAGCTATGAAGACAACCACTGCCTTCACATTCAGAGCCTGCTACCAGCCCAGCACCCCCGCCAGGAACAGGGCCAG GTCACTCTGTCTGTTCCCCGGCTGCCCACCCTGGCTATGGATGAATACTTCCATTGTGCCTTTGGGGACTATGACAGTCTGGCTCAGGTGGAAGGGCCCCATGTGGTCTGTGTCACCCCTCCTGGAGATCAGGTGCCACCTAACCCTCCAGGCTCCG ATCATGTCACCTTGCCCCTGGCTCTGATGTTTGAGGATGTGGTTGTGGCTGCCACCACCTTCTCCTTCTATGACTGCAGTGCAGTCCAGGCCTTGGAAGTGGCTGCCCC GTGTCGCACTTGTGTGGGCAGCCTGTGGCGGTGCCACTGGTGCCCCCAGAGCAGCCATTGTGTATATGGTGAGCACTGCCCAGAGGGTGAGAAAACTGTCTACAGTGCCCAGGAG GTGGACATTCAGGTTCGTGGCCCAGAGGCTTGTCCTCAGGTTGAGGGCCTAGCAAGTCCCCAATTGGTGCCTGTGGGCTGGGAGAGCCATTTGGTCCTGCACATTCAGAACCTTCACTATTTCCGA GATCTACCTGCCTTATACTACTGCTGGCTAGAGCTGCCTGGAAAACTGCAGAAGCTACCTGCCTTCCTAGAGGAGACATCCAAGGACTCTGGCCTCATTCACTGCCAGGCCCAGCAG TTCCATCCCTCTATGTCCCAGAGGGAGCTCCCAGTGCCCATCTATGTAACAAGAGGTGAGATCCAACGGCTGGACAATGCCCATGATCTCCATG TGACTCTGTATGACTGTGCTGTGGGTCACCCTGACTGCAGCCATTGCCAGGCAGCCAATGGAAGCCTAAGCTGTCTGTGGTGTGGCGATGGCCAGCCTTCCTGCCGCTATGGGCCACTGTGCCCACCAGATACTGTGGAACAGCTATGCCCTACACCCACCATTGATGTG ATTGAACCCCTGACTGGTCCCCCAGAAGGTGGCTTGGCCATCACCATCCTGGGTTCCAACCTGGGCCAGGCCTTTAATGATGTGCAAAATGCTGTGACTGTGGCTGGCCAGCCCTGCAACCCTGATGCTTCTCTCTACCGCATCTCTGCACG gattgtgtgtgtgatatctccTGCTCCCAATGGCACTGCTGGGCCTGTCCAAGTGGCCATCAAAAATCGTCCTCCTGGCATCTCAACCCAGCACTTCATCTACCAG GACCCTGTCCTGCTAAGCCTGAGTCCTCAGTGGGGCCCCCAATTAGGGGGTACCCAGCTCACCATCCATGGGCAGTACCTCCAGACAGGAGGCAACATCAGGGCCTTTGTGGGTGACCAACCTTGCCTCAT CCAGGAACCTGTGTGTCCTGAAGCCATCATATGCCACACCATGCCccaagcagagccaggagaagcAGCAGTCCTTGTAGTCTTTGGACATGTTGAGCGCAAACTGCTCACCACCCCATTTCGATATACTGCCaatccccagctggtggcagcaGAGCCTAGTGTCAGTTTTCGGGG GGGTGGACGACTGATTCGAGTCACGGGTATAGGCCTAGATGTCGTGTGGCAGCCCTTGCTGTCTGTGTGGCTGGAGGATGAGGACCAGGTAAAGGCTTTGGGGGTCCAGGGCCAGGATGTGAACCCAAGGAGGAACTGCGGTGCCCCTGCTGCAGATCCCCAGGGTTGTATCCAGCTTGAGAATGGCTTGCTACAGGTGAGTCCCCTACCACCACTAGCAGAGAATAGGGTCATCCCCAGAGAATGCTTAGTGAGGGGACAGGGAGGATCACTAAGACCACTCACTGATCTGCATTTCTGTCCCCTCCAGTGCTCTACTCTGTGCTCTGTTAACTCATCTAGCCTCCTCCTGTGCCACAGTCCAGCAGTGCCAGATGGGGCCATCCCAAAAAGGGTCTTCTTTGCCTTAGACAACATGCAAGTAGACTTTGCCAGTGCTAGTGGGGGCCAGGGATTTCTGTACCAGCCTAACCCTCGCCTGGTTCCACTTAGTCATGAAGGACTCACTCACCCCTACCGCCTCAAGCCAGGTCATGTCCTGGATGTGGAG GGCGAGGGCCTCAACCTGGGGATCAGCAAGGAGGAGGTGCAAGTACATATTGGGGATGGAGAGTGCCTGGTGAAGACACTGACACTTACTCACTTGTACTGCGAGCCACCCCACCATGCCCCTCAGCCAGCCAATGGTTCAGGCACCCTGCCTCAGTTCGTG GTGCAGATGGGCAACGTGCGCCTGGCTCTGGGCCCTGTCCAGTATGAAGCAGAGCCCACGATGTCCACCTTTCCTGTGGAGGCCCAggtgggcctgggcctgggtgcTACTGTGCTGATTGCTGCAGTGCTCCTTCTCACGCTCATGTACAG GCACAAGAGCAAGCAGGCCCTGAGAGACTATCAGAAGGTACTGGTGCAGCTGGAGAACCTGGAGACTGGTGTGGGCGACCAGTGTCGCAAGGAGTTCACAG ACCTGATGACTGAGATGACAGACCTCACCAGTGACCTAGAGGCCAGTGGGATACCCTTCCTGGATTACCGGACATATGCTGAGCGTGCCTTCTTCCCTGGCCATGGTGGCTGCCCACTGCAGCCAGGGCTTGAAGGGCCTGGGGAAGAGGGTCGCTGTGCCACTATGCACCAGGGCCTCACACAACTCTCCAATTTGCTCAACAGCAAGCTCTTCCTTCTCACA CTCATCCAcactctggaggagcagccaaaCTTTTCCCAGAGGGACCGCTGCCATGTGGCTTCACTGCTTTCCTTGGCTCTGCACAGCAAGCTTGAGTACTTGACTGACAtcttgagaactctgcttggtGACCTAGCAGCTCATTATGTACACAAGAACCCTAAGCTCATGTTACGCAG AACAGAGACCATGGTAGAGAAGCTGCTCACCAACTGGCTATCCATCTGTCTCTATGACTTCTTAAAG GAAGTGGCTGGTGAGCCACTGTACATGCTCTTCCGGGCCATCAAGTACCAGGTGGACAAGGGCCCTGTGGACGCTGTGACAGGCAAAGCAAAACGAACTCTGAATGATAGCCATCTGCTACGAGAGGATGTGGAGTTCCAGCCCTTGACCTTGATGGCACTAGTGGGACCTGAGTCTTGTGGGGTAGCAGGGAGCAGCGAGGTGCAGCGAATGCCAGCCCGGGTGCTTGACACAGACACCATAACCCAAGTCAAGGAGAAGATGTTAGATCAAGTCTACAAGGGAACCCCCTTCTCCCAGAGGCCTTCAGTGCACTCCTTAGACCTTG AGTGGCGCTCAGGACTAGCTGGTCACCTAACCCTGTCGGATGAGGACTTGACCTCCGTGACTCAAAACCAGTGGAAGAGACTCAACACCCTGCAACACTACAAG GTCCCAGATGGAGCAACAGTGGTGCTCATTCCTCAGCTCCACAATGGTGACACTGTCTCCCAGAGACTGGGCCAGACTGGCTGCCCCTCTGGAGAGA ACACCCCCATGATGGAAGAGGGTGAGGAGGGTGGAATTCGGCTCTGGCACCTGGTGAAGGCCACTGAGGAGTCAGAAGGGGCCAAAGTGTGGCGCAGCAGCCTCCGGGAACAAGAACGAGAACGGGCAGGAGCCAAGGCCATTCCTGAAATCTATCTCACTCGTTTACTTTCAATGAAG AGAACCTTGCAGAAGTTTGTGGATGACACCTTCCAGGCCATTCTTAGTGTGAATCGGCCTGTGCCTATTGCTGTTAAGTACCTATTTGACTTCCTGGATGAGCTGGCAGAGAAACATGGCATAGAGGATCCAGAGACCCTGCacatttggaaaacaaacag